One window from the genome of Dermacentor silvarum isolate Dsil-2018 chromosome 5, BIME_Dsil_1.4, whole genome shotgun sequence encodes:
- the LOC125945837 gene encoding uncharacterized protein LOC125945837 has translation MVFNFRVQQLISGEHVVRIFRYVDDYLVILHVSTSDNLNDAVDRILNIFQSASGGLTFTHELARDNVLQFLDLSLHFDAKHICWYYNPRTKKAPLPFESAHSKLVKRANVTLACKSALEKSCEHKLELSFNQQVRRFLSAGYPQSLITGACESLLQKLKGRKQQKEDIKKDKLQVMPYIHRVSHNIKKVASRYGVKVVFSAPCKLSRVCPMVTGKKKIRPQCSTMHETNYTECVCGVVYSIPLTCDSIYIGQTGRCFNERAREHQWHVKNNAGGTLAQHCNRCRGNDEGGRNNPCKPILKNTTFLFKSRDQTEREIVEAFYIIKTGDKCISTPSLSLLPEEVNFLECAL, from the exons atggtcttcaacttcag AGTTCAGCAACTAATTTCCGGGGAACATGTCGTGCGGATTTTCCGTTATGTCGACGATTACTTAGTCATACTCCACGTGTCCACAAGTGATAACCTCAATGATGCCGTAGATCGcattttgaatatatttcaaTCAGCTTCGGGAGGGCTCACCTTCACCCACGAGCTAGCCAGGGATAATGTCCTTCAATTTCTGGACCTCAGCCTCCATTTTGACGCTAAACACATCTGTTGGTATTACAACCCGAGGACAAAGAAGGCCCCACTGCCGTTTGAAAGTGCTCATTCGAAACTAGTTAAAAGGGCCAACGTAACCCTAGCTTGTAAATCCGCACTGGAAAAATCCTGCGAGCACAAATTAGAACTCAGTTTCAATCAGCAAGTTAGGCGCTTCCTTTCGGCTGGTTACCCTCAGAGTTTAATCACAGGTGCCTGTGAAAGTCTCTTGCAAAAACTGAAAGGTAGAAAGCAACAGAAAGAGGATATTAAGAAAGATAAACTGCAAGTCATGCCCTACATTCATCGAGTTTCGCACAACATCAAAAAGGTGGCAAGCCGCTACGGGGTCAAGGTCGTATTTTCGGCTCCATGCAAACTTAGTAGAGTGTGCCCAATGGTGACAGGTAAGAAAAAGATTAGACCCCAGTGCTCAACCATGCACGAAACGAACTACACCGAGTGTGTTTGTGGGGTAGTGTACTCAATTCCCTTGACTTGTGACAGCATTTATATTGGTCAAACGGGCAGGTGTTTTAATGAAAGGGCACGGGAACACCAGTGGCATGTAAAGAACAATGCAGGAGGCACTTTGGCCCAACACTGTAATAGATGCAGAGGAAACGATGAGGGCGGAAGAAATAATCCTTGCAAACCGATTCTCAAAAACACAACGTTCTTGTTCAAATCGAGGGACCAGACcgaaagggagattgttgaagcttttTATATAATAAAAACAGGCGACAAGTGTATCAGCACGCCGTCTCTCTCGTTATTGCCAGAAGAAGTTAATTTTCTGGAATGTGCCTTGTAA